The following is a genomic window from Candidatus Riesia pediculischaeffi.
TTGAAAGATTTAAAAAAAGTGTTGATTTTTAGAAAGTTGTTCTTTTTTGATGCAGAACACTCCATTTCCTTTATTTTTGAGATTCATTATTTCAAAATCAACTTCTGGAAAAAGATTGATCAAGTTAATTATATTTTTTCCTACCTCACATAATAGTACACCTTTCTCACTTAAAAAATAAGGAGCATGTTTTAATATTATCTTAATGAACTTCAGTCCGTTTTCACAAGCTTTCAAAGATATGGATGGTTCTGCACGATATTCTTTTGGTAAAAATTTTAACGTTTTACAATCCACATATGGAGGATTAGTGATGATAAGATCATATTGTTTTGAAGGAACATCTTTAAAAAGATCGGATTGAATTAAATTAATCCGTTTTGAAAATGAATGCAATGTAACATTTTTTCTAGCGACCTCCAGCGCTTTAATAGAAATATCAGAAGCATCTATTTCTGATTCTTCGAAAGCATACGCACAAGAGATAGCGATGCATCCGCTTCCGGTGCAAAGATCTAGTATTTTTTTTGGTTTAATATCCACGATAGATTTAAAACTATCATCAATTAATTCTGAAATCGGTGATCTTGGGATAAATACCCTTTTATCTACAAAAAATTCATGTCCACAAAACCAAATCTTTTTTGTTAAATAAGCTGATGGTATTCTTTTAAACATTCTTAGTGATAACTTTTCAGAAATTTTTTTTCTTTCTGAAGTAGTTAAACGAGAAGATAAAAAGACTTCTGGGATATCTGTTGGTAATCTGATCGTAGAGAATAAAATATATACTGCTTCATCAAATGAATTATCCGTCCCTTGTCCATAGCAAACATTCGAACTATTAAGCTTTGTTATCATCCATCTCAACACATCTTTAATAGTATATAGTTCCATAATCTCCTTTCTTATCATTTTAAATTTATTTTCCATTATTTATACCAGAAAACTTTTTAGACACTTAATTTGATTAAATTATCTTTGTAAATAAAACCCACGATAAACATAAGTTTTAAAATTAATTCTATAAAACATAATAAGATTTTTTCATCGATCTTACATTTTTTTAGCAAAAATATTTGTCACATTGATGAAATTTACTATAATAAACAAAAGAAATACTCTTATGAAATCAGTTCAAAAATAATCTGATGAATTTAAATTCTTTATAGAGAATTCTACATCTACCTAAAAATCATAGAAAAATTCTATTATGTAACATTAATAACAGTTTCATAGAAAGTTCAATTTGATTCGATCAAGTCAACAAATGTTACATTATGTTTCTTCTTGTTTGATAAGGTATGCGTCAAAAAAATTTTAATAGGTATTATACTACTCACTTTGGAAGATATCTGTCACCGAACATTAAAATTGTATTTACACCTCTAATAATAAATTATGTTTTTTTTTGTGATTAATTGTGTTCTCTTAGTTAAATGGATATAACAAACCGTTCCTAACGGTTAGTTACAGGTTCGAATCCTGTAGAGAACGATAGAATGTTCATTCATCAAGTTTTGAAAATTATCGTAACCTTCCTGTTTTAAACAGGAAAGATCTTATAAGTTAATTTTTTATTTTTCAAGTTTCAATTTTTGAAAATATTTTTCGCACAAAACGTTTAGATCTTCAATATCTTTTTGCCATTCTCCTTTATTAATAGTCTTTTCATCCGGGTATAAAGTTTTATTAGATGTTATAGATTTTGGAAGAAGCGCTACAGCTCCTAGATTAGGTGTGGGATATCCAATTTGCTTAGAAACTTCTGCTGCTATTTCCGGTCTTAATAAAAAATCGATTAATTTGAGTGCTCCATCCACATTTTTTGCATTTGATGGAATCGCTAAACTATCCATCCAAAAAATTCCTCCCTCCTTTGGCCAAACAAAATCGACTGTGAACCCAAGTCTTTTAGCCACTACGGAAGATCCGTTCCACAACATTCCAATGCAAGCTTCTCCCTGTAAAAATGGTATCGCTGGATTGTCAGAATTAAACGCTATTATGTTCGGTATCAATTTTCTTAATTCCTCATAGGCCATACGAATTAACTCGCGGTCTTTAGTATTACCAGAGTATCCAAGTTTCATTAGAGTCATTTGAAACACTTCTCTTGCATCATCTATTAAAATAATTGATTCCTTAAATTCAGGTTTCCACAGATCTTTCCAAGAGGAAATATGTTGTTTTTTTGAAAAAAGATCCTTATTAACTCCTATTCCTGTTGCACCCCATATGTATGGAACAGAGTAATCGTTTTCAGGATCAAAGGATTTACGTAACCACTTCGGATCCAGATAGTGAAAATGTTTTAATTTATTTTTATCTATTTTTTGCAACATCCCTTCTTTCTTCATCTTAGATATGAAATAATTCGAGGGAACAACCAAATCATACGATTCTTGAACACTTGTTTTAAGTTTGTTATACATATTTTCATTTGATTCATATGTAGAGCATATAACTTGAATACCAGTCTCTTTGGTAAATTGACTTAATAACCAGGAAGGAGTATATTCAGACCAGTTATAGAAATATAGGATTTCTTTCTTTTGTTTTGCAAAGGAGTAAGATCCAAAGAAAATTATCTTAATCAAAAAAATAAAAAAAATATATTTTTTCATATACTACACCTGTTTATTATTAAAATGAAAAACATCTTCTACCAATGTGAATTTTTATTTCATAAAACATAATGTGATTTATCTTGACTTCATCGATATGCTTTCGAAAAAATGTATGCTATTCCACATTCTCTTGTATTATCAGTTTTTTTATCATCTTCCACATTGTTCGAACTAAAAAAAAACACGAGATAAAAAAAATCAATAGTAAAAAAGATAACTCATTTATTTCTGAAGATATCCCTACTTTTACCATAGAATAAATCTTTAACGGAAGTATTTCATATCTTGGTCCAGTAACAAAAGAAGAAATAGTTACATCATCTATTGAAATAATAAAAGTTAAAAACCAACTAGATATTATCGTTGGAATGGATAAAGGGATAATAATGTTTCTTAGAATAATAAACTCGCTGGCGCCGAGATCTTCTGCTGCTTCCAATAAACAAACATCAATTTTTTTGATTTTGGAATATGTGATAATTACCGAAAATGGTAGACAAAAAGTAATGTGAGATAGTAACAGAGAAAAAAATCCTAATGATATCCTGAAAAACTTAAAAAGAAGTAGGAAAGAAATCGCTATCACA
Proteins encoded in this region:
- the prmB gene encoding 50S ribosomal protein L3 N(5)-glutamine methyltransferase, which translates into the protein MENKFKMIRKEIMELYTIKDVLRWMITKLNSSNVCYGQGTDNSFDEAVYILFSTIRLPTDIPEVFLSSRLTTSERKKISEKLSLRMFKRIPSAYLTKKIWFCGHEFFVDKRVFIPRSPISELIDDSFKSIVDIKPKKILDLCTGSGCIAISCAYAFEESEIDASDISIKALEVARKNVTLHSFSKRINLIQSDLFKDVPSKQYDLIITNPPYVDCKTLKFLPKEYRAEPSISLKACENGLKFIKIILKHAPYFLSEKGVLLCEVGKNIINLINLFPEVDFEIMNLKNKGNGVFCIKKEQLSKNQHFF
- a CDS encoding extracellular solute-binding protein; this encodes MKKYIFFIFLIKIIFFGSYSFAKQKKEILYFYNWSEYTPSWLLSQFTKETGIQVICSTYESNENMYNKLKTSVQESYDLVVPSNYFISKMKKEGMLQKIDKNKLKHFHYLDPKWLRKSFDPENDYSVPYIWGATGIGVNKDLFSKKQHISSWKDLWKPEFKESIILIDDAREVFQMTLMKLGYSGNTKDRELIRMAYEELRKLIPNIIAFNSDNPAIPFLQGEACIGMLWNGSSVVAKRLGFTVDFVWPKEGGIFWMDSLAIPSNAKNVDGALKLIDFLLRPEIAAEVSKQIGYPTPNLGAVALLPKSITSNKTLYPDEKTINKGEWQKDIEDLNVLCEKYFQKLKLEK
- a CDS encoding ABC transporter permease subunit; amino-acid sequence: MIIRLLRNFFVIFVYSYLYIPIIILIINSYNFSQFKNCTKDADLSKYKMLWQNDSLIQSTFNSMTISLLSASVTTAIGLLISISLLRYRFKGKLFIYCMLFTIAVSPDIVIAISFLLLFKFFRISLGFFSLLLSHITFCLPFSVIITYSKIKKIDVCLLEAAEDLGASEFIILRNIIIPLSIPTIISSWFLTFIISIDDVTISSFVTGPRYEILPLKIYSMVKVGISSEINELSFLLLIFFISCFFLVRTMWKMIKKLIIQENVE